The genomic region CGGTGCTGGCCCGCGCAGACGATCCGACCGCCGACCCGGCCGCGGCCGGGGTGCGCGCCGACGCGAGCGTGACCGACCTGCCGGGCGCGGTCTGCGTGGTGATGGTGGCCGACTGCCTGCCGGTGCTGCTGTGCGATCCGGACGGCCGCGCGGTCGGGGCCGCGCACGCGGGCTGGCGCGGCCTGGCGGCCGGCATCCTCGAGGCCGCGGCGTGCCAGGTGGCGGCGCTGGCCGGTGTCGAGACGAGCCGGCTGCGGGCCTACCTGGGGCCGGCGATCGGGCCGGCCGCGTTCGAGGTCGGCGCCGACGTGCGGACCGCGTTCGCCGAGGCCGCGACGAGCGCCGAGCGCGAGGCGAGCGCGCGCGCGTTCGTCGCCGTCGACGGTTCACCCGGCAAATACCACGCCGATCTCTACGCGCTCGCGCGACTGCGCGCGGCGCGGCTCGGCATCACGGAGGTGGCGGGCGGCGGCGCTTGCACCGTCACCGAGCGCGAGCGCTATTACTCGTATCGCCGCGATCGCGTGACGGGCCGGATGGCCGCGATGATCTGGATCGATGCCTGAGGCGAATAGCATGACGCGCCGTTGCGGATTGCTGGATGGCGGCGGGATTCGTTGCGGAGGGTGATCCGAACCGATGCGCAGCGCGGCGAAACCTGTCGGCCTGGACGGGTATTTCTTGCCCGTCCAGGCAGAAATGCGAGGGTATATTTGCTGCGGCGCGTGACATGATTTCGGCTGCGGAACCCGATGGGTCCATATTCGCTCCAATTTGTCCGAGCGTCGTGTCCCGCCAATGGAGACGACCCAAATCGCGACCTATTGCCGCACGGTCGCGAGCGCGAGCGTTTTCGCCTGCCGCTTCACATGGGGAAAACGATAATGATAAAACTACTGCACTGCGGCAGAATCTGGAGGCCGTCCTCTAGCGCGTGATGCCGAGCGTGTCGCGCGGTCTCGCGGAGGCCGACGCAGGATGTCCAGACGCTCCGCCAGGAATCACCGGTAACGCAGGTATGACAGCACCGAAAAATTCGTCGACTTCCTCACAAGCGGACTTCACCCCGGGGCGCCAGGCGGCCGATGCGTCCCAGCCGATGCAGCAGATGTTCGGCGCGTGGCTCGATGCCTGGAGCCGCCTCGCCGAGCCGCTGCGCGCGGCCGCGCAGCAGGCGCAGCCGCGGCCGGACATGTCCGCGGCGTTCGCCTTTCCCTTCACGATGCCGGCCCGGCGCGAGTGGCCGGCCGCTGGCGGTGCGGGCCTGCCGTTCGCCGGCCTGTTCGGCCAGGGCGGCGCGGCGCCGCTCGCCGGCATGGCGCTGCCGGTTGCGGCGGTGCCGCCGGAGAAGCTGCGGCAGCTGCAGGCCGACTATGCGCGCGAGAGCGCGGAGCTGTTCCGGCAGGCCACCTCGGCCGAGCTGGTCGCCCCCGAACTGAAGGACCGCCGGTTCAGCGCCGAGGCCTGGAAGGCCTCGCCCGCGCATGCGTTCACGGCGGCCTGGTATCTGCTCAACGCGCGCTATCTGCATGCGCTCGCCGACGCGGTCGAGACCGACCCGAAAACGCGCGAGCGAATTCGTTTCGCGGTGCAGCAATGGACCGCCGCGACCGCGCCGAGCAACTTCCTCGCGCTCAATCCGGAAGCGCAGAAGAACCTGCTCGAGACGCAGGGCGAAAGCCTGCGGCAGGGCCTGAGCAACCTGCTCGCCGATCTGCAGCGCGGCAAGATCTCGCAAACCGACGAATCGCAGTTCGTGGTCGGCAAAAATCTCGCGAACACCGAGGGCGCGGTGGTGTTCGAGAACGCGCTGATGCAACTGATCCAGTACAAACCGGTCACGCCGAGCGTCTACGAGCGGCCGTTGCTGATCGTGCCGCCCTGCATCAACAAGTTCTA from Burkholderia glumae LMG 2196 = ATCC 33617 harbors:
- the pgeF gene encoding peptidoglycan editing factor PgeF, with product MASSLFPELSWNDCLRPDWRVAPRVRALVSTRNGGLSAAPYGRWSAAGGDAPGGLNLGRHTGDEPAAVEANRARLLALTGQPRAAWLEQVHGTEVVRADAVLARADDPTADPAAAGVRADASVTDLPGAVCVVMVADCLPVLLCDPDGRAVGAAHAGWRGLAAGILEAAACQVAALAGVETSRLRAYLGPAIGPAAFEVGADVRTAFAEAATSAEREASARAFVAVDGSPGKYHADLYALARLRAARLGITEVAGGGACTVTERERYYSYRRDRVTGRMAAMIWIDA